The genomic segment GCATATATCTTGCCGACCACGTTTCCCACGCGTTCGAGATTGTTGACTGCAAGTTTTACCACAACCGGGGAGATCATTCCCAGGATGCAGCTCGGGAGAAAAAACGTGATTGTTGTGACGATGAGGATGCGCAGCATGAGTGTTGCGGGAAAATGATACCCTGCAACAATATTCGTTACGGGAGAGATGAGGAGGGTGGCAATTCCGGATACAAGGAGAAGCCATCCAAGGGTTTTTCTTCCCGGGAAACGGTCGGCAAGTTTTCCTCCCAGGTAAGCGCCGACACTTATGCCCGCAAGCACCACACCGATGATGCTTGTCCATGTGTAGAGCGAAACTCCGACAAACGGCGCAAGGATCCGTCCGGCAACGATCTCTATCACAAGAATGCAGAAGCTTGCGATAAAGGTAATGATATAGGCAGTGGTGGTCTTCATGGTAATTTCCTTTCAAAAATCGGGTTACATTGTATACCACAAGGGTGCGGGGAATTCAAGATGCGCTTTGGCTGTGTGGTCGCTGCGGTGCATTGCTATTCCCTGTAAGGTATCTTTCCCTGTCAGGGGAATGCAACTCCCTTGTTTGAGGCGTTCTATTTTATGCCTGAAAAACCGCTATCCAAAATATTTTTCCACATCCTGCGCGGACGTGGGTTTGTTGAAGTAATATCCCTGCGCCATATCACACTTCAGAATGCGGAGGATATTCCACTGCTCTTCTGTTTCAACCCCCTCGGCAATAGTTTTGAGATTCAGGTTGTGGGCCATTGATATTATCGTGATCACTATGGAAGCGTCATCAGGACTGTTTGACAGGTCCCTGATGAAGGACAGGTCTATCTTCAGGCTGTCGACAGGCAGACTCCTGAGCATGCTCAGGGACGAATAACCGGTCCCGAAGTCATCGATATGCACCGAGATGCCCGCTTTCTTCAGCCCTGTGATGAAGCTGCGGATAAAATCAATGTCTTCCATTATGCTGGTTTCCGTGATCTCGAACCCGAGGAAACTCGGATAGATACCGGTTTTCCTGATAGTCTGGACAATCTTTTCCATTAAGTTCTTCTGCCTGAACTGTACCGGGGAGAGATTCACAAAAACAGGCACGATCCTGTGTTTGAATCCCTTGTCCATCCATTCTTTGATCTGCCTGCATACTGTTTCTATGATCCAGTTGCCGACATCGACGATCATCCCTGTCTCTTCAAGGATGGGGATGAAGTGCGCCGGTGAGACGAATCCAAGTTCAGGGCTGTTCCACCGGAGGAGCGCTTCCATGCCGACCATTTTTCTGGTGCTGATGTCAAAATATGGCTGGTAGTGCATTGTATATTCGTGTGCTTTCAGGGCATTGAAGAGTCTCCGCTGGAGATTTACGAATTCGGACGTTTTGATGTTCATGTCCGCGGTAAAGAACTGATAGGAGTTCATCCCTCCCGATTTTGCCTTTGACAGGGCGATATCTGCATTGTTCATGAGGGTTTCAGTAGTATCCCCGTCATTCGGGAACAGGGAGATTCCCATGCTCAGGGTCAGGATTATTTCTTCCTGATATATTGTGAAAGGTTTTTGAATGGAATTCCATATTTTTTCCATACACAGTACCAGATCTTCAGAATGCTGGATATCGGTGATCACCATGCCGAAATTGTCAGCGCCGAAACGGGCTACAGTGCACTCGCGGGATATGGCATCTGAGAGCCTTTTCCCTACTCTCTTCAGCAGTTCATCCCCCGTCCTGTATCCGAGGTTTTCGTTCAGCATAGTGAATCTGTCAATGTCAATTGCCACTACCGCGATAAGTTTCTCCTGTTCTTTCGCGATTTCCAATGACCTGGTTAATCTGTCGGTAAAAAGAGTCCTGTTTGGCAGTCCCGTGAGGGGATCATAGTAGGCAGTGTATTCGAGCCGCTCTTCCAGAAGTTTCTGTTGGGTTATGTCTTTTGCGGTTCCCACAAAATGGGTAATGGTTCCCTGCCCGTCTTTCAGCGGAGTTATTGTGTAATGGAGCTCAAATATCTCACCGGTTTTCTTTCTGTTTATCAGTATCCCAAGGAATGTATTGTCTGAAAGCAGTGTTTCCCAGAGGTTTTTATAGAAATCGTTGTCATGCCTGCCGGAATTGAATATCCTCGGGTTCTGCCCGATCAGCTCTTCCCTTGTATACCCCGATATGTGTGTGACTGCATTGTTTACGTATTCAATTGAGCCCTCGCGGTTGGTGATGAGAATCCAGTCTGCCGCATGATCTACCGCGGTCATAAGTTTCTGCATCTCCCTTTCTGCTGCCTTGCGCGCAGAGATATCCCGGCATACACAGAATACGAGCTTCTGATCCCCCCACACAGCTCCGTTGGTACTGATTTCCACGTCATACCATGTGCCGTCCTTGCGACGGTGCTGTGTCTCAAGGTGTTGCCCTTTGTTATCGACAAGGCGGATCATTTCGAGCAGTTCTTCGGGCTTCCATCGCAGATCCCAGTCCCATACATGGAGAGTATGGACTTCCTCCGGAGAATATCCGAGCATTGCGGCAAATGCGTTGTTTGCCTCGTATACCTTCCCGTTCTGGTCAAGCACTACGATTCCGTCCCTTGACTGTTCGATCAGGATATTTCGCCGGATCGCTTCCTCATGAAGCTTTTTTTCCGAAAGCTTGCGCGCTGTAATGTCACGGAACATTCCCAGCATACAGGGTCTGCCGTCTATTTCCATAGGCGTGGCATTTACGTCGGCAAGAAATACCGTGCCGTCCTTGCGCAGGCAGGGGATATCCTCAACCAGAGTTTTTTCCTTCCTTGCCTGCATTTCGAATTCCTTGAGCACCCGGGGAAGGTCTTCGCCGGGATGGATGTCCGGGACACTCAGGGAAAGGAGCTCTTCCCTGGTGTATCCGAGCATTTCGCACATCTTCCTGTTGGCATAGCGGAAGGTCTTTGACTCGATATCCGCAATCAGCAGGCCGTCGGCATTATATTCAAACAGTATCCGGTATCTGTCTTCAGATGCCTTCAGTTCCTCCCGTGCGCGCAACCGTTCAATACGCACAGTTTTTTCTTCAAGGGCATGGACGACCGCAGGCCCCAGTCTCCTCAGGTGCTGTTTGATTACATAGTTGGCAGCGCCTGCTTTCATGCAGTCTACCGCAGTGTCTTCGTTCATCGCGCCGGTCACGATTATGAAGGGTGTAAGGGGAGCTTTTTTCAGGGCTAATCGCAGCGCCGTCATACCGTCAAAGGAGGGCATCATGTAATCCGATACAATGATGTCCGGAGCAAACTCATCAAGCGCCCGAAGAAAATCTGCCTCGGTCTCGACCCTTTCGAAGACGCAGTGGGTGAGCACGCTTTTTATTTCTCTCTCGTTCAGTTCGGCGTCAGTCGGAATGTCTTCAACAATCAGGATGCGGTATGGTCTGTCCACAGGCTCTCCTTAATAGCCCTTCATTATTTTTATCGCAAGGCGATGTCAGAAATTCCCCTTCGGCGGCTGATTTACCAGCAGCCAGAATAATCCTGAAGCGGTCATTGCCTTCCGGAACGCATCGAACTGCACCGGTTTCACCACATAACCGTTGGCCCCCAGTTCATATGCAGTCTCGATATCAGGGTCCTCCCTTGAGGATGTCACGATCACGACCGGAAGCTTTTTCGTCTTTTC from the Nitrospirota bacterium genome contains:
- a CDS encoding EAL domain-containing protein, whose amino-acid sequence is MDRPYRILIVEDIPTDAELNEREIKSVLTHCVFERVETEADFLRALDEFAPDIIVSDYMMPSFDGMTALRLALKKAPLTPFIIVTGAMNEDTAVDCMKAGAANYVIKQHLRRLGPAVVHALEEKTVRIERLRAREELKASEDRYRILFEYNADGLLIADIESKTFRYANRKMCEMLGYTREELLSLSVPDIHPGEDLPRVLKEFEMQARKEKTLVEDIPCLRKDGTVFLADVNATPMEIDGRPCMLGMFRDITARKLSEKKLHEEAIRRNILIEQSRDGIVVLDQNGKVYEANNAFAAMLGYSPEEVHTLHVWDWDLRWKPEELLEMIRLVDNKGQHLETQHRRKDGTWYDVEISTNGAVWGDQKLVFCVCRDISARKAAEREMQKLMTAVDHAADWILITNREGSIEYVNNAVTHISGYTREELIGQNPRIFNSGRHDNDFYKNLWETLLSDNTFLGILINRKKTGEIFELHYTITPLKDGQGTITHFVGTAKDITQQKLLEERLEYTAYYDPLTGLPNRTLFTDRLTRSLEIAKEQEKLIAVVAIDIDRFTMLNENLGYRTGDELLKRVGKRLSDAISRECTVARFGADNFGMVITDIQHSEDLVLCMEKIWNSIQKPFTIYQEEIILTLSMGISLFPNDGDTTETLMNNADIALSKAKSGGMNSYQFFTADMNIKTSEFVNLQRRLFNALKAHEYTMHYQPYFDISTRKMVGMEALLRWNSPELGFVSPAHFIPILEETGMIVDVGNWIIETVCRQIKEWMDKGFKHRIVPVFVNLSPVQFRQKNLMEKIVQTIRKTGIYPSFLGFEITETSIMEDIDFIRSFITGLKKAGISVHIDDFGTGYSSLSMLRSLPVDSLKIDLSFIRDLSNSPDDASIVITIISMAHNLNLKTIAEGVETEEQWNILRILKCDMAQGYYFNKPTSAQDVEKYFG